Proteins co-encoded in one Erinaceus europaeus chromosome 2, mEriEur2.1, whole genome shotgun sequence genomic window:
- the LOC132533935 gene encoding heterogeneous nuclear ribonucleoprotein A1-like, with the protein MSKSQSSKEPEQLRKLFIGGLNFDTTSESLRSHFEQWGTVTDCEVMRDPDTKGSRGFGFVTYATVAEADAVMNAKPHRVDGRVVAPKRALSREDSHRPGAHLTVNKIFVGGVKEDTEEHHLRDYFEQFGKIEEIEIMTERGSGRKRGFAFVTFDDHDVVDKIVIQKYHTVNGHHCEVRKAFFF; encoded by the coding sequence ATGTCTAAGTCCCAGTCTTCTAAGGAGCCAGAGCAGCTGCGGAAACTCTTCATTGGCGGTCTGAACTTTGACACCACCAGTGAGAGTTTGAGGAGCCATTTTGAGCAGTGGGGGACAGTCACCGACTGTGAGGTCATGAGAGACCCAGACACTAAGGGCTCCCGAGGCTTTGGCTTTGTTACCTACGCCACTGTGGCGGAGGCAGATGCCGTCATGAACGCAAAGCCACACAGGGTGGATGGCAGAGTGGTGGCACCCAAGAGGGCTCTCTCCAGAGAAGATTCTCACAGGCCCGGTGCTCACTTGACAGTGAACAAGATCTTTGTTGGGGGCGTGAAGGAAGACACAGAAGAACACCACCTAAGAGACTACTTTGAGCAGTTTGGCAAGATTGAAGAGATTGAGATCATGACTGAGCGAGGCAGTGGCAGGAAGAGAGGTTTTGCTTTTGTCACCTTTGATGACCACGACGTGGTAGACAAGATCGTGATCCAGAAATACCACACCGTGAACGGCCACCACTGtgaagtcaggaaagctttttttttttaa
- the LOC132532745 gene encoding heterogeneous nuclear ribonucleoprotein A1-like produces the protein RGRGRGNNGYGGGGGYGGRGDGYDGFGYDRSGFGGGGGYGDFGGYNRHSSGFGPMKGNIGGRSSGPYGAGGRYFGKVRSQGGRGRGRSADRRV, from the coding sequence AGAGGCCGTGGCCGTGGGAACAATGGctacggtggtggtggtgggtacgGTGGCCGAGGTGACGGCTATGATGGATTTGGCTATGacagaagtggttttggaggtggGGGAGGCTATGGCGATTTTGGCGGCTACAACCGTCACTCTTCCGGCTTCGGACCCATGAAAGGAAACATTGGAGGCCGGAGCTCTGGCCCCTATGGTGCTGGAGGTCGGTACTTTGGCAAAGTACGAAGCCAGGGTGGCCGTGGCCGTGGCCGAAGCGCTGACAGAAGAGTCTGA